TTATTGCTGCAACAGGAATTGAGAAAATCAGACAGGTGGTTATGATGTAGCAAGTAATAAGTATGCTAATTGGATGTCTTTCCGTACCTCTTTATTGTGGGATTTTGGAACCATTGTCCATTGAGAAATGACTTCTGGTAGCCAGTATGCCTGCAAGAATTATTGTTATATGTTCTTCTGGGTGGATCCATCAGACATCAAACTAAAAcaacatttattgtttctcaatTTGGTTCGTGCACTTTTTGTTGAATGGACTTAACAATTTGCTCCATTTTTCTTTTGCAGGCTTACATTGAAAAAGAGGATAGTAAgaagttgaagcagaagcaacgTGAACGTATGCAGCCAAAGATGGGAAAAATGGATATCGATTATCAGGTTTCTCAAATtcctttatttattattttttttttgtgtttttaaGATACCATGGTCTTGTTCCTTTCTTTTGTTCTTCCATCAACTCTATGGTTTGTTGCTTAGGTGCTTCATGATGCATTTTTTAAGTACCAAACAAAGCCAAAGCTTACTACTCATGGTGACCTGTATCATGAAGGAAAAGAATTTGAGGTATTTTTTTCTATTCGGTACCATTTTTCTATGCttgtttctttttatttttttttttggttgaagCACTTGGATCACATATGCTATCTATTGAGATCAGCTTTGGGTCATGTATAGGTGTATAACTTCAGGAATAGTATCATTGTGTACCAAACATGTTACTTTCTGTTTTAATTAATGAATAAAATGTTTTTTGGTTTAAGATTTTGAAAATCTGTAACTTTTCTGCATGTAGTTTTCCATGAAACTCTTGGGCATCTGAGTTTGGTTTTGTAAAATTTTGTGAATGAACTTTCAATCTAATCTCTTGATGCTCGACCTAGAAATTAAAATTGAGAAAATATTGATATGGCATTGATTTAAGTTGCATGAGAATAACAGCAAATTTCGGGAATATTCGTCAGTTTTGTTTATGATTTATGTTTTCCCCTTCTGTGCAGGTGAAGCTAAGAGAGATGAAGCCAGGCAGTCTTTCACAAGAATTAAAAGAAGCTCTTGGTATGCCAGAGGGTGCTCCTCCTCCTTGGCTTATCAATATGCAGGTAAGATTAGCAAACTTGTGTCTTTAGAACTTCTCTTAACTTGGCTCTCTCCCCTTTTTGAAATTTATCTAAATGTGAATTATCTGATACAGAGGTATGGCCCTCCACCATCTTACCCACACCTGAAAATCCCTGGACTCAATGCTCCCATACCACCTGGAGCTAGCTTTGGTTACCATCCTGGTGGCTGGGGAAAGCCTCCCGTTGATGAAGTAAGCTATTTTACTTATTGTTTAAGGATTTAAAGGTTTCTGTAAGCTCTTAGCATGTATAGTATATTTATTTTCCAccaaaaatcattttatacaTCTGCTTTGAAGAATCATTTTCATTGTGGCTAATTTACTTATGTGTACTGTGAATAGTATGGTCGTCCGTTGTATGGAGATGTTTTCGGAGTTCAGCAACAAGAACAGCCCAATTACGAGGTAATTTCTCATATTAGTTGTTTCTGTGATTTGGTGGTGCTGTAAATTTTCTGAACTCTGATTTGTTTTTATCTTCTGTGTTGAACAACTATTTCAGGAAGAGCCAGTTGATAAAACCAAGCATTGGGGTGATttggaggaagaggaagaggaggaagaagaggaagaggaggAACAGCTTGAGGAAGAGGAGTTGGAGGATGGCATTCAGTCTGTGGATAGCCTTTCAAGGTATGGAGTTGAATttgttggaattttttttttttttaatttttattgatgaATGCATCCAAGCACTTTGGTATAGCCTATTGTCTGTAAATCAAAGGACTATTAGTGTGCATTAACGTAATGTAGCAGTTGGTTattcattgttttttttttttggtaatctATTGGGattttagtcatgatttgatgatTGTGTTTCTTCATGTGGCTGTTCATTCCTCTCAGAGTTCTGTTTGTTTAACCAATGTTATGAATaatgttatttttattaatttgttgGAAGTTGTagttttaatgaattaaattttccttttttttttttcagtacaCCAACTGGTGTTGAAACACCAGATGTCATTGACCTCCGTAAGCAGCAAAGAAAGGAACCTGAGAGGCCTCTTTACCAAGTGAGTATTATCATGTGAAACTTTATTAGTGTTATGAACTCACTTAGTTGACATAAATGTATTTTCTGTCTATTTCCTTTAAAGGTtcttgaagaaaaagaagagaggatTGCTCCAGGAACTCTACTTGGAACGACGCACACGTATGTTACCTGATTCCTTGAAAATTTTCCATTTTTCTTTGGATAGTTTCTCCTCTAATGTTATTTGAGTGTAAAACTTTGTCTTCGCCTTCAGGTATGTGGTTGCCAGTGGCACTCAAGACAAGTCAGCAGCCAAAAGGGTAAGAGGATATATGCTCGTGATTGTTTTCCTTTCTCTATTAGAACCTGGAGGTTTTACTTTGCCGTAGTCAAATTATAATATCAGAGGAGTTGTATATTCAGCTTTGGAGTCGGCTACTTGCAGAATTCATTGACCAAATCAATATTTTCTCTTCTTACTGATTCAGATTAATCCTATGTTTGGGAGAAGGGGGAAAAGGGAGGGGAAGAGAAAATGGGGCTGTGGGGCCCACATCTTAGGAAACAAACTTGGGGACCGCACAACCCATTTTCTCTCCCCCTCCCTTTTCCCCTCTTTCCCAAAAACACAGCATTTTAGTTCTATCATAGATTGAATGTGCATGGATTTATGATTGTTAACAATCTTATCAATCTTTTGCAGGTTGATCTTCTTCGTGGCCAGAAAACAGATAGAGTTGATGTCACTCTACAACCTGAAGAATTGGATGCTTTGGACAATGTTTTGCCAGCGAAGTAAGTGGAACTCTTGTTAACATTATTATCTGAATATGAATGTTCTTTATAATTAGGCGTATTCCAAATGCTGTGAATTTGACAGGTACGAGGAAGCAAGAGAAGAGGAGAAAATGCGTAGCCAACGCGAGGATTTCAGTGATATGGTTGCAGAGGTATGTACATTTACATATATGCTTGCCAAGTTAATGACTTTTTACTGGCAGCCATCTAAATTAGATTGCCCCGAGTATATTAGCGCTATTGCAAACAATTCTGGAGATCCACTGTCCAGTGTGTTGATATCATAATGAGCTACTTTTGCTGCAGAATGAAAAGAAAAGGAAGCGAAAGGTGCAAGAAAAGGAGGGGAAATCAAAGAAGAAGGATTTCAAATTTTAGAGGGAGGAGTAGACCTAATCACTTAAAACGAAAATTAATGCATTTGTTGGTTTCTGCAGAGAATTTGTCTTTGTTGTCATAGTTTTGATGTATGATCTATTATATAGTATGAATTATCAGCAATATCACTAATTTTCCATCTTCCATCGAGTAGTTTTGCAATCAATTAAGGCATTATTTTATGGTGGTCAGGTACTAGAATTGCAATGGATGTAATGATAGAGTCAAGTACAACAATAGTGTCTTTGATTTGATTAGATTGCAACGAGGAACTAGCGTGTTTTCAAATATTTGATCGACTGTTTTAGTGCTACACTTCTTTTGGGCAGCCCTTGATGAAATTGCTCTTCCATTGGAGTAATTATTCAGAGCAAATGCTTCATCTCTCATGTGTGTATGGTTTTACGCTCTTTTAAATAATGAGGATTTTTTTCTATtaagaatattattttttaatgcgGCGACGGACATTATAATTTTTTAGGTGGTTCCTTATCCAACTCTATTATTTGATATCTGGCTGTCTCCTGGATTAGACTATCTGAGATTCGGTATTTTTTATAGATCAAATTAAATCGTATTGAATCgaagaaattgaaatttttagagaTTAAAGCAAattatgtcaaattaaaattgttcttttattatttattatagaatttttggttcag
The sequence above is a segment of the Hevea brasiliensis isolate MT/VB/25A 57/8 chromosome 11, ASM3005281v1, whole genome shotgun sequence genome. Coding sequences within it:
- the LOC110641687 gene encoding uncharacterized protein LOC110641687 yields the protein MTAETLLYQNGVVSNGDLATSNPTSKNAAAKKSRESERRRRRRKQKKNNKAASQALDATASGNESEDDAAADANGDDAKDNADHQQVLEQVEVEYVPEKAELGDGFDDEFRKIFEKFNFHEIAGSEENDKKDESAQNADSKKKVVSDSEEEEEDTTQKEKGLSNKKKKLLRRMKIAELKQICSRPDVVEVWDATAADPKLLVFLKSYRNSVPVPRHWCQKRKFLQGKRGIEKQPFQLPDFIAATGIEKIRQAYIEKEDSKKLKQKQRERMQPKMGKMDIDYQVLHDAFFKYQTKPKLTTHGDLYHEGKEFEVKLREMKPGSLSQELKEALGMPEGAPPPWLINMQRYGPPPSYPHLKIPGLNAPIPPGASFGYHPGGWGKPPVDEYGRPLYGDVFGVQQQEQPNYEEEPVDKTKHWGDLEEEEEEEEEEEEEQLEEEELEDGIQSVDSLSSTPTGVETPDVIDLRKQQRKEPERPLYQVLEEKEERIAPGTLLGTTHTYVVASGTQDKSAAKRVDLLRGQKTDRVDVTLQPEELDALDNVLPAKYEEAREEEKMRSQREDFSDMVAENEKKRKRKVQEKEGKSKKKDFKF